One region of Carassius gibelio isolate Cgi1373 ecotype wild population from Czech Republic chromosome A1, carGib1.2-hapl.c, whole genome shotgun sequence genomic DNA includes:
- the LOC128016183 gene encoding GRB2-associated-binding protein 1 isoform X7, with amino-acid sequence MSGGDVVYTGWLRKSPPEKKLRRYAWKKRWFVLRSGRLSGDPDVLEYFKNDHAKKPIRVIDLNLCEQVDAGLSFNKKDLEHSFIFDIKTIDRIFYLVADTEEEMNNWVRCICEICGFNPTESGDSGKISHQANVPGGMVVDTAPSGGPGGALGASALANLPPPYQPVSIRPLGSSSSLDEPQDYLWLLNCESKKPEPNRSRGECSKSTSSEPDCNDNLPSHHTPTSSSSKHTSVNGFFPSQHGAGLYDSPPSRGQSFSADSQGVYHLPRSYSQDTVLLPKSASSLPAPDGEAGELYVFNTPGRKPSLEAHMRNLSVSYDIPPTPGSNCTYQVPRTAGIEAVSGATDVVPPPRPPKPLLTAGSVQPERSPTDTYVVPRSMSETDGNYCVPSSAGGSKALWSNTGTVDCLRKDYGSQDCYDIPRPFTSDKSCSFDFNESFNSYFKNKGMVPVGGEEMTENYVPMSVHSSSHPRSSSLSEPIQEPNYVPMTPGTVEFSSLGKQVPPPAHMGFRSSPKTPPRRPVHIPECQPPPVDRNLKPDRKGQSPKINRAVGLERTDSQTIGEFSRLRRAGRPAPLEIKPLAEWEECTAPVRSPVTRSFTRDPSRCTAAPRPSSGHTTASSSDSDDCDENYNMKLGAPMNADGGGSPMVKPKGDKQVEYLDLDLDTGISTPPRKKKSNGAGISASEERVDYVVVDQQRTQALKSTREAWSDERQSTDPDPNNKGAK; translated from the exons GCATGGAAGAAGCGATGGTTTGTTCTGCGCAGTGGGAGGCTGTCAGGAGACCCAGACGTGCTGGAGTATTTCAAGAATGACCATGCCAAGAAGCCCATCCGTGTGATCGACCTGAACCTGTGTGAGCAGGTGGACGCCGGTCTGTCATTCAACAAGAAGGACCTGGAGCACAGCTTCATCTTTGACATCAAGACTATCGACCGGATCTTTTACCTGGTGGCAGACACTGAAGAGGAAATGAACAATTGGGTGCGCTGCATCTGTGAGATCTGTGGCTTTAACCCCACCGAGTCAGGAG ACTCTGGAAAGATCTCTCACCAAGCAAATGTGCCAGGCGGTATGGTGGTGGATACGGCCCCTAGCGGAGGGCCAGGAGGAGCCTTAGGGGCTTCTGCACTGGCCAACCTGCCTCCTCCCTACCAGCCTGTCAGCATCAGACCCCTGGGGTCCTCCTCCAGTCTGGATGAGCCTCAGGACTACCTTTGGCTGCTCAACTGTGAGAGCAAGAAACCAGAGCCTAATAG GTCCCGTGGTGAATGCTCCAAGTCTACCTCCTCCGAACCCGATTGTAATGACAACCTCCCATCCCACCACActcccacctcctcctcctccaagcACACTTCGGTCAATGGTTTCTTTCCTAGCCAGCATGGCGCTGGGCTCTATGATTCTCCTCCTTCACGCGGACAGTCGTTCTCAGCCGACTCACAGGGTGTGTACCACCTGCCCCGAAGTTACTCTCAGGACACTGTGCTGCTGCCGAAGTCGGCGTCCTCCCTTCCGGCTCCTGACGGTGAGGCCGGTGAACTCTATGTCTTTAACACGCCTGGTCGTAAACCCTCTTTAGAGGCCCATATGCGGAACTTGTCAGTTAGCTATGATATTCCACCAACACCTGGAAGTAACTGCACCTACCAGGTTCCTCGTACAGCTGGGATAGAGGCTGTTTCGGGGGCCACAGATGTGGTACCACCCCCTCGTCCGCCTAAGCCTTTACTGACCGCTGGATCAGTCCAACCAGAGCGCTCACCCACGGACACATATGTGGTGCCACGGTCGATGTCTGAGACTGACGGAAATTACTGCGTGCCATCCAGTGCAGGAGGGAGCAAAGCACTATGGAGCAACACTGGTACAGTGGATTGTCTGCGGAAAG attACGGATCTCAAGACTGCTATGATATACCCCGTCCCTTCACCTCAGATAAAAGCTGCTCATTTGATTTTAACGAAAGCTTCAACAGCTATTTT AAGAATAAAGGCATGGTGCCAGTAGGAGGTGAGGAGATGACTGAGAACTATGTGCCCATGAGCGTCCACTCTTCCTCACATCCGCGCTCCAGCAGCCTGTCAGAACCCATCCAGGAGCCCAACTATGTGCCCATGACACCGGGCACAGTGGAGTTCTCCTCCCTCGGAAAACAGGTGCCGCCTCCTGCCCACATGGGCTTCCGCTCCAGCCCCAAGACCCCACCACGTAGACCGGTGCACATCCCCGAATGCCAACCTCCACCCGTAGACCGCAACCTCAAACCTGACCGTAAAG GTCAGAGCCCTAAAATAAACAGAGCAGTCGGTCTTGAGCGAACCGACTCCCAAACCATAGGTGAATTCTCAAGACTGCGAAGGG caggTAGGCCGGCCCCTTTGGAGATCAAGCCTCTAGCTGAGTGGGAGGAGTGTACAGCGCCGGTGCGTTCCCCCGTGACCAGGTCCTTCACGAGGGA CCCTTCTAGGTGTACCGCGGCCCCCAGACCATCGTCAGGGCATACCACTGCCTCCAGCAGCGACTCCGACGACTGTGATGAGAATTAT AACATGAAGCTAGGAGCACCAATGAATGCTGACGGAGGTGGCAGTCCCATGGTCAAGCCCAAAGGAGACAAGCAGGTGGAGTACCTGGACCTCGACTTGGACACTGGGATATCGACTCCTCCTCGGAAG AAGAAGAGTAACGGGGCTGGTatttcagcatcagaggagcGGGTAGACTATGTGGTGGTGGATCAGCAACGAACGCAAGCACTGAAGAGCACACGTGAGGCCTGGAGTGACGAACGGCAGTCAACGGATCCAGATCCCAACAACAAAGGGGCCAAATGA
- the LOC128016183 gene encoding GRB2-associated-binding protein 1 isoform X5, protein MSGGDVVYTGWLRKSPPEKKLRRYAWKKRWFVLRSGRLSGDPDVLEYFKNDHAKKPIRVIDLNLCEQVDAGLSFNKKDLEHSFIFDIKTIDRIFYLVADTEEEMNNWVRCICEICGFNPTESGDSGKISHQANVPGGMVVDTAPSGGPGGALGASALANLPPPYQPVSIRPLGSSSSLDEPQDYLWLLNCESKKPEPNRSRGECSKSTSSEPDCNDNLPSHHTPTSSSSKHTSVNGFFPSQHGAGLYDSPPSRGQSFSADSQGVYHLPRSYSQDTVLLPKSASSLPAPDGEAGELYVFNTPGRKPSLEAHMRNLSVSYDIPPTPGSNCTYQVPRTAGIEAVSGATDVVPPPRPPKPLLTAGSVQPERSPTDTYVVPRSMSETDGNYCVPSSAGGSKALWSNTGTVDCLRKDYGSQDCYDIPRPFTSDKSCSFDFNESFNSYFKNKGMVPVGGEEMTENYVPMSVHSSSHPRSSSLSEPIQEPNYVPMTPGTVEFSSLGKQVPPPAHMGFRSSPKTPPRRPVHIPECQPPPVDRNLKPDRKGQSPKINRAVGLERTDSQTIGEFSRLRRAGRPAPLEIKPLAEWEECTAPVRSPVTRSFTRDPSRCTAAPRPSSGHTTASSSDSDDCDENYVTMQHTNMSTDEPNMKLGAPMNADGGGSPMVKPKGDKQVEYLDLDLDTGISTPPRKKKSNGAGISASEERVDYVVVDQQRTQALKSTREAWSDERQSTDPDPNNKGAK, encoded by the exons GCATGGAAGAAGCGATGGTTTGTTCTGCGCAGTGGGAGGCTGTCAGGAGACCCAGACGTGCTGGAGTATTTCAAGAATGACCATGCCAAGAAGCCCATCCGTGTGATCGACCTGAACCTGTGTGAGCAGGTGGACGCCGGTCTGTCATTCAACAAGAAGGACCTGGAGCACAGCTTCATCTTTGACATCAAGACTATCGACCGGATCTTTTACCTGGTGGCAGACACTGAAGAGGAAATGAACAATTGGGTGCGCTGCATCTGTGAGATCTGTGGCTTTAACCCCACCGAGTCAGGAG ACTCTGGAAAGATCTCTCACCAAGCAAATGTGCCAGGCGGTATGGTGGTGGATACGGCCCCTAGCGGAGGGCCAGGAGGAGCCTTAGGGGCTTCTGCACTGGCCAACCTGCCTCCTCCCTACCAGCCTGTCAGCATCAGACCCCTGGGGTCCTCCTCCAGTCTGGATGAGCCTCAGGACTACCTTTGGCTGCTCAACTGTGAGAGCAAGAAACCAGAGCCTAATAG GTCCCGTGGTGAATGCTCCAAGTCTACCTCCTCCGAACCCGATTGTAATGACAACCTCCCATCCCACCACActcccacctcctcctcctccaagcACACTTCGGTCAATGGTTTCTTTCCTAGCCAGCATGGCGCTGGGCTCTATGATTCTCCTCCTTCACGCGGACAGTCGTTCTCAGCCGACTCACAGGGTGTGTACCACCTGCCCCGAAGTTACTCTCAGGACACTGTGCTGCTGCCGAAGTCGGCGTCCTCCCTTCCGGCTCCTGACGGTGAGGCCGGTGAACTCTATGTCTTTAACACGCCTGGTCGTAAACCCTCTTTAGAGGCCCATATGCGGAACTTGTCAGTTAGCTATGATATTCCACCAACACCTGGAAGTAACTGCACCTACCAGGTTCCTCGTACAGCTGGGATAGAGGCTGTTTCGGGGGCCACAGATGTGGTACCACCCCCTCGTCCGCCTAAGCCTTTACTGACCGCTGGATCAGTCCAACCAGAGCGCTCACCCACGGACACATATGTGGTGCCACGGTCGATGTCTGAGACTGACGGAAATTACTGCGTGCCATCCAGTGCAGGAGGGAGCAAAGCACTATGGAGCAACACTGGTACAGTGGATTGTCTGCGGAAAG attACGGATCTCAAGACTGCTATGATATACCCCGTCCCTTCACCTCAGATAAAAGCTGCTCATTTGATTTTAACGAAAGCTTCAACAGCTATTTT AAGAATAAAGGCATGGTGCCAGTAGGAGGTGAGGAGATGACTGAGAACTATGTGCCCATGAGCGTCCACTCTTCCTCACATCCGCGCTCCAGCAGCCTGTCAGAACCCATCCAGGAGCCCAACTATGTGCCCATGACACCGGGCACAGTGGAGTTCTCCTCCCTCGGAAAACAGGTGCCGCCTCCTGCCCACATGGGCTTCCGCTCCAGCCCCAAGACCCCACCACGTAGACCGGTGCACATCCCCGAATGCCAACCTCCACCCGTAGACCGCAACCTCAAACCTGACCGTAAAG GTCAGAGCCCTAAAATAAACAGAGCAGTCGGTCTTGAGCGAACCGACTCCCAAACCATAGGTGAATTCTCAAGACTGCGAAGGG caggTAGGCCGGCCCCTTTGGAGATCAAGCCTCTAGCTGAGTGGGAGGAGTGTACAGCGCCGGTGCGTTCCCCCGTGACCAGGTCCTTCACGAGGGA CCCTTCTAGGTGTACCGCGGCCCCCAGACCATCGTCAGGGCATACCACTGCCTCCAGCAGCGACTCCGACGACTGTGATGAGAATTATGTAACCATGCAACACACTAATATGTCTACAGATGAACCa AACATGAAGCTAGGAGCACCAATGAATGCTGACGGAGGTGGCAGTCCCATGGTCAAGCCCAAAGGAGACAAGCAGGTGGAGTACCTGGACCTCGACTTGGACACTGGGATATCGACTCCTCCTCGGAAG AAGAAGAGTAACGGGGCTGGTatttcagcatcagaggagcGGGTAGACTATGTGGTGGTGGATCAGCAACGAACGCAAGCACTGAAGAGCACACGTGAGGCCTGGAGTGACGAACGGCAGTCAACGGATCCAGATCCCAACAACAAAGGGGCCAAATGA
- the LOC128016183 gene encoding GRB2-associated-binding protein 1 isoform X1, with translation MSGGDVVYTGWLRKSPPEKKLRRYAWKKRWFVLRSGRLSGDPDVLEYFKNDHAKKPIRVIDLNLCEQVDAGLSFNKKDLEHSFIFDIKTIDRIFYLVADTEEEMNNWVRCICEICGFNPTESGDSGKISHQANVPGGMVVDTAPSGGPGGALGASALANLPPPYQPVSIRPLGSSSSLDEPQDYLWLLNCESKKPEPNSPVAPFALGEEQEYLLLEECGSRSAPPDCQSRGECSKSTSSEPDCNDNLPSHHTPTSSSSKHTSVNGFFPSQHGAGLYDSPPSRGQSFSADSQGVYHLPRSYSQDTVLLPKSASSLPAPDGEAGELYVFNTPGRKPSLEAHMRNLSVSYDIPPTPGSNCTYQVPRTAGIEAVSGATDVVPPPRPPKPLLTAGSVQPERSPTDTYVVPRSMSETDGNYCVPSSAGGSKALWSNTGTVDCLRKDYGSQDCYDIPRPFTSDKSCSFDFNESFNSYFKNKGMVPVGGEEMTENYVPMSVHSSSHPRSSSLSEPIQEPNYVPMTPGTVEFSSLGKQVPPPAHMGFRSSPKTPPRRPVHIPECQPPPVDRNLKPDRKGQSPKINRAVGLERTDSQTIGEFSRLRRAGRPAPLEIKPLAEWEECTAPVRSPVTRSFTRDPSRCTAAPRPSSGHTTASSSDSDDCDENYVTMQHTNMSTDEPNMKLGAPMNADGGGSPMVKPKGDKQVEYLDLDLDTGISTPPRKKKSNGAGISASEERVDYVVVDQQRTQALKSTREAWSDERQSTDPDPNNKGAK, from the exons GCATGGAAGAAGCGATGGTTTGTTCTGCGCAGTGGGAGGCTGTCAGGAGACCCAGACGTGCTGGAGTATTTCAAGAATGACCATGCCAAGAAGCCCATCCGTGTGATCGACCTGAACCTGTGTGAGCAGGTGGACGCCGGTCTGTCATTCAACAAGAAGGACCTGGAGCACAGCTTCATCTTTGACATCAAGACTATCGACCGGATCTTTTACCTGGTGGCAGACACTGAAGAGGAAATGAACAATTGGGTGCGCTGCATCTGTGAGATCTGTGGCTTTAACCCCACCGAGTCAGGAG ACTCTGGAAAGATCTCTCACCAAGCAAATGTGCCAGGCGGTATGGTGGTGGATACGGCCCCTAGCGGAGGGCCAGGAGGAGCCTTAGGGGCTTCTGCACTGGCCAACCTGCCTCCTCCCTACCAGCCTGTCAGCATCAGACCCCTGGGGTCCTCCTCCAGTCTGGATGAGCCTCAGGACTACCTTTGGCTGCTCAACTGTGAGAGCAAGAAACCAGAGCCTAATAG tccAGTGGCCCCTTTTGCTCTAGGAGAGGAGCAGGAATACCTGCTTTTGGAGGAGTGTGGGAGCAGGAGCGCTCCTCCTGACTGTCA GTCCCGTGGTGAATGCTCCAAGTCTACCTCCTCCGAACCCGATTGTAATGACAACCTCCCATCCCACCACActcccacctcctcctcctccaagcACACTTCGGTCAATGGTTTCTTTCCTAGCCAGCATGGCGCTGGGCTCTATGATTCTCCTCCTTCACGCGGACAGTCGTTCTCAGCCGACTCACAGGGTGTGTACCACCTGCCCCGAAGTTACTCTCAGGACACTGTGCTGCTGCCGAAGTCGGCGTCCTCCCTTCCGGCTCCTGACGGTGAGGCCGGTGAACTCTATGTCTTTAACACGCCTGGTCGTAAACCCTCTTTAGAGGCCCATATGCGGAACTTGTCAGTTAGCTATGATATTCCACCAACACCTGGAAGTAACTGCACCTACCAGGTTCCTCGTACAGCTGGGATAGAGGCTGTTTCGGGGGCCACAGATGTGGTACCACCCCCTCGTCCGCCTAAGCCTTTACTGACCGCTGGATCAGTCCAACCAGAGCGCTCACCCACGGACACATATGTGGTGCCACGGTCGATGTCTGAGACTGACGGAAATTACTGCGTGCCATCCAGTGCAGGAGGGAGCAAAGCACTATGGAGCAACACTGGTACAGTGGATTGTCTGCGGAAAG attACGGATCTCAAGACTGCTATGATATACCCCGTCCCTTCACCTCAGATAAAAGCTGCTCATTTGATTTTAACGAAAGCTTCAACAGCTATTTT AAGAATAAAGGCATGGTGCCAGTAGGAGGTGAGGAGATGACTGAGAACTATGTGCCCATGAGCGTCCACTCTTCCTCACATCCGCGCTCCAGCAGCCTGTCAGAACCCATCCAGGAGCCCAACTATGTGCCCATGACACCGGGCACAGTGGAGTTCTCCTCCCTCGGAAAACAGGTGCCGCCTCCTGCCCACATGGGCTTCCGCTCCAGCCCCAAGACCCCACCACGTAGACCGGTGCACATCCCCGAATGCCAACCTCCACCCGTAGACCGCAACCTCAAACCTGACCGTAAAG GTCAGAGCCCTAAAATAAACAGAGCAGTCGGTCTTGAGCGAACCGACTCCCAAACCATAGGTGAATTCTCAAGACTGCGAAGGG caggTAGGCCGGCCCCTTTGGAGATCAAGCCTCTAGCTGAGTGGGAGGAGTGTACAGCGCCGGTGCGTTCCCCCGTGACCAGGTCCTTCACGAGGGA CCCTTCTAGGTGTACCGCGGCCCCCAGACCATCGTCAGGGCATACCACTGCCTCCAGCAGCGACTCCGACGACTGTGATGAGAATTATGTAACCATGCAACACACTAATATGTCTACAGATGAACCa AACATGAAGCTAGGAGCACCAATGAATGCTGACGGAGGTGGCAGTCCCATGGTCAAGCCCAAAGGAGACAAGCAGGTGGAGTACCTGGACCTCGACTTGGACACTGGGATATCGACTCCTCCTCGGAAG AAGAAGAGTAACGGGGCTGGTatttcagcatcagaggagcGGGTAGACTATGTGGTGGTGGATCAGCAACGAACGCAAGCACTGAAGAGCACACGTGAGGCCTGGAGTGACGAACGGCAGTCAACGGATCCAGATCCCAACAACAAAGGGGCCAAATGA
- the LOC128016183 gene encoding GRB2-associated-binding protein 1 isoform X2, producing MSGGDVVYTGWLRKSPPEKKLRRYAWKKRWFVLRSGRLSGDPDVLEYFKNDHAKKPIRVIDLNLCEQVDAGLSFNKKDLEHSFIFDIKTIDRIFYLVADTEEEMNNWVRCICEICGFNPTESGDSGKISHQANVPGGMVVDTAPSGGPGGALGASALANLPPPYQPVSIRPLGSSSSLDEPQDYLWLLNCESKKPEPNSPVAPFALGEEQEYLLLEECGSRSAPPDCQSRGECSKSTSSEPDCNDNLPSHHTPTSSSSKHTSVNGFFPSQHGAGLYDSPPSRGQSFSADSQGVYHLPRSYSQDTVLLPKSASSLPAPDGEAGELYVFNTPGRKPSLEAHMRNLSVSYDIPPTPGSNCTYQVPRTAGIEAVSGATDVVPPPRPPKPLLTAGSVQPERSPTDTYVVPRSMSETDGNYCVPSSAGGSKALWSNTGTVDCLRKDYGSQDCYDIPRPFTSDKSCSFDFNESFNSYFKNKGMVPVGGEEMTENYVPMSVHSSSHPRSSSLSEPIQEPNYVPMTPGTVEFSSLGKQVPPPAHMGFRSSPKTPPRRPVHIPECQPPPVDRNLKPDRKGQSPKINRAVGLERTDSQTIGEFSRLRRGRPAPLEIKPLAEWEECTAPVRSPVTRSFTRDPSRCTAAPRPSSGHTTASSSDSDDCDENYVTMQHTNMSTDEPNMKLGAPMNADGGGSPMVKPKGDKQVEYLDLDLDTGISTPPRKKKSNGAGISASEERVDYVVVDQQRTQALKSTREAWSDERQSTDPDPNNKGAK from the exons GCATGGAAGAAGCGATGGTTTGTTCTGCGCAGTGGGAGGCTGTCAGGAGACCCAGACGTGCTGGAGTATTTCAAGAATGACCATGCCAAGAAGCCCATCCGTGTGATCGACCTGAACCTGTGTGAGCAGGTGGACGCCGGTCTGTCATTCAACAAGAAGGACCTGGAGCACAGCTTCATCTTTGACATCAAGACTATCGACCGGATCTTTTACCTGGTGGCAGACACTGAAGAGGAAATGAACAATTGGGTGCGCTGCATCTGTGAGATCTGTGGCTTTAACCCCACCGAGTCAGGAG ACTCTGGAAAGATCTCTCACCAAGCAAATGTGCCAGGCGGTATGGTGGTGGATACGGCCCCTAGCGGAGGGCCAGGAGGAGCCTTAGGGGCTTCTGCACTGGCCAACCTGCCTCCTCCCTACCAGCCTGTCAGCATCAGACCCCTGGGGTCCTCCTCCAGTCTGGATGAGCCTCAGGACTACCTTTGGCTGCTCAACTGTGAGAGCAAGAAACCAGAGCCTAATAG tccAGTGGCCCCTTTTGCTCTAGGAGAGGAGCAGGAATACCTGCTTTTGGAGGAGTGTGGGAGCAGGAGCGCTCCTCCTGACTGTCA GTCCCGTGGTGAATGCTCCAAGTCTACCTCCTCCGAACCCGATTGTAATGACAACCTCCCATCCCACCACActcccacctcctcctcctccaagcACACTTCGGTCAATGGTTTCTTTCCTAGCCAGCATGGCGCTGGGCTCTATGATTCTCCTCCTTCACGCGGACAGTCGTTCTCAGCCGACTCACAGGGTGTGTACCACCTGCCCCGAAGTTACTCTCAGGACACTGTGCTGCTGCCGAAGTCGGCGTCCTCCCTTCCGGCTCCTGACGGTGAGGCCGGTGAACTCTATGTCTTTAACACGCCTGGTCGTAAACCCTCTTTAGAGGCCCATATGCGGAACTTGTCAGTTAGCTATGATATTCCACCAACACCTGGAAGTAACTGCACCTACCAGGTTCCTCGTACAGCTGGGATAGAGGCTGTTTCGGGGGCCACAGATGTGGTACCACCCCCTCGTCCGCCTAAGCCTTTACTGACCGCTGGATCAGTCCAACCAGAGCGCTCACCCACGGACACATATGTGGTGCCACGGTCGATGTCTGAGACTGACGGAAATTACTGCGTGCCATCCAGTGCAGGAGGGAGCAAAGCACTATGGAGCAACACTGGTACAGTGGATTGTCTGCGGAAAG attACGGATCTCAAGACTGCTATGATATACCCCGTCCCTTCACCTCAGATAAAAGCTGCTCATTTGATTTTAACGAAAGCTTCAACAGCTATTTT AAGAATAAAGGCATGGTGCCAGTAGGAGGTGAGGAGATGACTGAGAACTATGTGCCCATGAGCGTCCACTCTTCCTCACATCCGCGCTCCAGCAGCCTGTCAGAACCCATCCAGGAGCCCAACTATGTGCCCATGACACCGGGCACAGTGGAGTTCTCCTCCCTCGGAAAACAGGTGCCGCCTCCTGCCCACATGGGCTTCCGCTCCAGCCCCAAGACCCCACCACGTAGACCGGTGCACATCCCCGAATGCCAACCTCCACCCGTAGACCGCAACCTCAAACCTGACCGTAAAG GTCAGAGCCCTAAAATAAACAGAGCAGTCGGTCTTGAGCGAACCGACTCCCAAACCATAGGTGAATTCTCAAGACTGCGAAGGG gTAGGCCGGCCCCTTTGGAGATCAAGCCTCTAGCTGAGTGGGAGGAGTGTACAGCGCCGGTGCGTTCCCCCGTGACCAGGTCCTTCACGAGGGA CCCTTCTAGGTGTACCGCGGCCCCCAGACCATCGTCAGGGCATACCACTGCCTCCAGCAGCGACTCCGACGACTGTGATGAGAATTATGTAACCATGCAACACACTAATATGTCTACAGATGAACCa AACATGAAGCTAGGAGCACCAATGAATGCTGACGGAGGTGGCAGTCCCATGGTCAAGCCCAAAGGAGACAAGCAGGTGGAGTACCTGGACCTCGACTTGGACACTGGGATATCGACTCCTCCTCGGAAG AAGAAGAGTAACGGGGCTGGTatttcagcatcagaggagcGGGTAGACTATGTGGTGGTGGATCAGCAACGAACGCAAGCACTGAAGAGCACACGTGAGGCCTGGAGTGACGAACGGCAGTCAACGGATCCAGATCCCAACAACAAAGGGGCCAAATGA
- the LOC128016183 gene encoding GRB2-associated-binding protein 1 isoform X9, with translation MSGGDVVYTGWLRKSPPEKKLRRYAWKKRWFVLRSGRLSGDPDVLEYFKNDHAKKPIRVIDLNLCEQVDAGLSFNKKDLEHSFIFDIKTIDRIFYLVADTEEEMNNWVRCICEICGFNPTESGDSGKISHQANVPGGMVVDTAPSGGPGGALGASALANLPPPYQPVSIRPLGSSSSLDEPQDYLWLLNCESKKPEPNSPVAPFALGEEQEYLLLEECGSRSAPPDCQSRGECSKSTSSEPDCNDNLPSHHTPTSSSSKHTSVNGFFPSQHGAGLYDSPPSRGQSFSADSQGVYHLPRSYSQDTVLLPKSASSLPAPDGEAGELYVFNTPGRKPSLEAHMRNLSVSYDIPPTPGSNCTYQVPRTAGIEAVSGATDVVPPPRPPKPLLTAGSVQPERSPTDTYVVPRSMSETDGNYCVPSSAGGSKALWSNTGTVDCLRKDYGSQDCYDIPRPFTSDKSCSFDFNESFNSYFKNKGMVPVGGEEMTENYVPMSVHSSSHPRSSSLSEPIQEPNYVPMTPGTVEFSSLGKQVPPPAHMGFRSSPKTPPRRPVHIPECQPPPVDRNLKPDRKVAALYRSKYQFLFYLVSVSSCIKRFYLNTHLSFSLKNDCDILLFLACCLIEAIITGDLWYFLVAAICIYVGLLLLILHRHY, from the exons GCATGGAAGAAGCGATGGTTTGTTCTGCGCAGTGGGAGGCTGTCAGGAGACCCAGACGTGCTGGAGTATTTCAAGAATGACCATGCCAAGAAGCCCATCCGTGTGATCGACCTGAACCTGTGTGAGCAGGTGGACGCCGGTCTGTCATTCAACAAGAAGGACCTGGAGCACAGCTTCATCTTTGACATCAAGACTATCGACCGGATCTTTTACCTGGTGGCAGACACTGAAGAGGAAATGAACAATTGGGTGCGCTGCATCTGTGAGATCTGTGGCTTTAACCCCACCGAGTCAGGAG ACTCTGGAAAGATCTCTCACCAAGCAAATGTGCCAGGCGGTATGGTGGTGGATACGGCCCCTAGCGGAGGGCCAGGAGGAGCCTTAGGGGCTTCTGCACTGGCCAACCTGCCTCCTCCCTACCAGCCTGTCAGCATCAGACCCCTGGGGTCCTCCTCCAGTCTGGATGAGCCTCAGGACTACCTTTGGCTGCTCAACTGTGAGAGCAAGAAACCAGAGCCTAATAG tccAGTGGCCCCTTTTGCTCTAGGAGAGGAGCAGGAATACCTGCTTTTGGAGGAGTGTGGGAGCAGGAGCGCTCCTCCTGACTGTCA GTCCCGTGGTGAATGCTCCAAGTCTACCTCCTCCGAACCCGATTGTAATGACAACCTCCCATCCCACCACActcccacctcctcctcctccaagcACACTTCGGTCAATGGTTTCTTTCCTAGCCAGCATGGCGCTGGGCTCTATGATTCTCCTCCTTCACGCGGACAGTCGTTCTCAGCCGACTCACAGGGTGTGTACCACCTGCCCCGAAGTTACTCTCAGGACACTGTGCTGCTGCCGAAGTCGGCGTCCTCCCTTCCGGCTCCTGACGGTGAGGCCGGTGAACTCTATGTCTTTAACACGCCTGGTCGTAAACCCTCTTTAGAGGCCCATATGCGGAACTTGTCAGTTAGCTATGATATTCCACCAACACCTGGAAGTAACTGCACCTACCAGGTTCCTCGTACAGCTGGGATAGAGGCTGTTTCGGGGGCCACAGATGTGGTACCACCCCCTCGTCCGCCTAAGCCTTTACTGACCGCTGGATCAGTCCAACCAGAGCGCTCACCCACGGACACATATGTGGTGCCACGGTCGATGTCTGAGACTGACGGAAATTACTGCGTGCCATCCAGTGCAGGAGGGAGCAAAGCACTATGGAGCAACACTGGTACAGTGGATTGTCTGCGGAAAG attACGGATCTCAAGACTGCTATGATATACCCCGTCCCTTCACCTCAGATAAAAGCTGCTCATTTGATTTTAACGAAAGCTTCAACAGCTATTTT AAGAATAAAGGCATGGTGCCAGTAGGAGGTGAGGAGATGACTGAGAACTATGTGCCCATGAGCGTCCACTCTTCCTCACATCCGCGCTCCAGCAGCCTGTCAGAACCCATCCAGGAGCCCAACTATGTGCCCATGACACCGGGCACAGTGGAGTTCTCCTCCCTCGGAAAACAGGTGCCGCCTCCTGCCCACATGGGCTTCCGCTCCAGCCCCAAGACCCCACCACGTAGACCGGTGCACATCCCCGAATGCCAACCTCCACCCGTAGACCGCAACCTCAAACCTGACCGTAAAG TGGCTGCTCTATACAGGTCGAAATATCAGTTTCTGTTCTATCTGGTTTCGGTCTCTTCCTGTATCAAACGTTTCTACCTGAACACACACCTCTCTTTCAGTCTTAAAAATGATTGTGATATTCTGCTCTTTTTGGCCTGTTGTTTAATTGAGGCCATCATCACTGGTGACCTGTGGTATTTTCTTGTGGCAGCTATATGCATATATGTTGGTTTACTTCTCCTAATATTACATAGACATTACTGA